The Alteribacter populi genomic sequence TAATGAAACAAATATTGATACGTTGCAATTTATTCACGATTTAGTTCACGAATATGAAATTGCGGAACTTTCACCAGGCGGTGGTCACCACGCTGAAGAATATTACGGATTTATGAATGACGGAAGAGCAGCTTCATTAATGATGCCAATGTGGTACATGGGTCGGTTCCTTGACTATATGGAAGACCTTGACGGGAAAATGCAAATTCGTCCGCTTCCAGCATGGGAAGAAGGCGGTAACCGTTCAGCGGGAATGGGTGGAACTGGAACCGTTGTCACCAACCAAGCAGAAGACCCTGAACTGGCGAAGGATTTCCTTGCGTATGCCAAGCTGACGGAAGAAGGAAACATTAAGCTGTGGGAAATCCTTGGGTTTGACCCTCCTCGCCACGATGTGTGGGATTCTGAAGCGATGCGAGAAAATAATCGATTCTATGACTACTTCCACGATGATATTTTCGATATTCTTCTCGGGATCCGTGATGAGGTGAACGACTTGAACATTACTGAGTACACGCCAGACGCTCAGCAGGAAATTGAAGCAAGTGTCTTACACGCGGTGCTGCGTGAGCAGAGCAGGTCACCTGAAGATGCTTTGCATGATGCAGCAGAAGCTATACGAAGTAGAATGATAGACTAATTTCAAATCGCTAATCATTGACTGCCCAGGGTGAGTCCCCCTTTCTCCCTGGGCGGACATATTTAAAAAGGAGGGAAAGAGCCGTGCAAACTTCTATATCAACTGAGAAGAGAACACCTCCAACAAAACAGACAACCCGCTCAAAGCTTCTCTACTCGAAGAACGCAGCACCTTATATATTTGTTTCACCCTTTATTATTTCTTTTCTACTACTTTTTTTATATCCGTTTATAAGTGCTGTGAATATGAGTTTTCAGAGAGTTCTCCCAGGTCAAATTGATTATATCGGGACTGCGAACTATTCACGGGTATTTAATCCGACATTCTATACAGCGCTGCAAAATACAACCATTTACGTTATTTTAACAGTTATCATTTTAACTGCTCTTCCACTTATTTTCGCGGTTTTCTTGAATAACCGGCTGATGAAGTTCACAAACTTTTTCCGTGCTGCGATTTTCATCCCAGCGCTCACATCTGTTATCGTGGCCGGTACCATATTTCGAATGATTTTTGGGGATTCTGATACGGCTATTGCGAACCAGTTTTTAACCTTTATTGGGTTATCGCCAATAGAGTGGCGATACGGAGCCGCTTCTGGGATGTTTTTGATGGTTGTACTTGCTTCGTGGAGGTGGATGGGGGTCAATATCCTCTACTTTCTGGCAGCGTTACAAAATGTAAATAATGACTTGTACGAAGCGGCGGACATTGATGGCGCTAATGTTTGGCAGAAGTTCAGACATGTA encodes the following:
- a CDS encoding carbohydrate ABC transporter permease, coding for MSFQRVLPGQIDYIGTANYSRVFNPTFYTALQNTTIYVILTVIILTALPLIFAVFLNNRLMKFTNFFRAAIFIPALTSVIVAGTIFRMIFGDSDTAIANQFLTFIGLSPIEWRYGAASGMFLMVVLASWRWMGVNILYFLAALQNVNNDLYEAADIDGANVWQKFRHVTFPAIKPVVIFLSTITTINGFRMFEESFVFWETSSPGNIGLTVVGYIYQEGIQRNDMGFGAAVGIVLLIIIFIVSIIQLYLTGAFKKGD